From the genome of Gavia stellata isolate bGavSte3 chromosome 3, bGavSte3.hap2, whole genome shotgun sequence, one region includes:
- the AQP4 gene encoding aquaporin-4 isoform X1 has protein sequence MTANEPQPVLRRQLLEYPSPARSSSKCGRLCKCESIMVAFKGVWTQPFWKAVSAEFLAMLIFVLLSLGSTINWGGAEKPLPVDMVLISLCFGLSIATMVQCFGHISGGHINPAVTVAMVCTRKISLAKSVFYILAQCLGAIVGAGILYLVTPPSVVGGLGVTAVHGELSAGHGLLVELIITFQLVFTIFASCDSKRSDVTGSVALAIGFSVAIGHLFAINYTGASMNPARSFGPAVIMGRWENQWVYWVGPIIGAVLAGALYEYVYCPDVELKRRFKDVFSKATQPSKGKYIEVDDNRSHVETDDLILKPGIVHVIDIDRGEDKKGRDPSSEVLSSV, from the exons ATGACCGCAAATGAGCCGCAGCCGGTGCTCCGGCGGCAGTTGCTCGAGTACCCTTCGCCCGCACGGAGCAGCAG taagTGTGGACGTCTGTGTAAGTGTGAGAGCATCATGGTGGCATTTAAAGGAGTCTGGACTCAGCCCTTCTGGAAAGCTGTTTCAGCAGAATTTTTGGCCATGCTCATTTTTGTCCTCCTTAGCCTCGGCTCCACGATCAACTGGGGTGGAGCAGAGAAGCCCCTGCCTGTTGACATGGTCCTTATCTCCCTCTGCTTTGGACTCAGCATTGCAACTATGGTGCAGTGCTTTGGACACATCAGCGGAGGCCACATTAACCCTGCTGTGACTGTGGCAATGGTCTGCACGAGAAAGATCAGCCTCGCCAAGTCTGTCTTCTACATTCTTGCCCAGTGCCTCGGAGCCATCGTGGGCGCAGGCATCCTTTACCTCGTCACACCACCAAGCGTGGTAGGAGGCCTGGGAGTCACTGCG gTACATGGAGAACTTTCTGCTGGCCATGGACTCCTGGTGGAGTTGATAATTACATTCCAGCTGGTTTTTACTATTTTTGCCAGCTGTGATTCAAAACGAAGCGATGTCACTGGTTCAGTAGCATTAGCAATTGGATTTTCTGTTGCAATCGGACATTTATTTGCA ATCAATTACACTGGTGCCAGTATGAACCCTGCTCGATCATTTGGTCCTGCTGTCATCATGGGGAGATGGGAAAACCAATGG GTTTATTGGGTGGGACCAATAATAGGAGCAGTCCTTGCTGGTGCTCTTTATGAGTATGTCTATTGCCCAGACGTTGAACTCAAGCGCCGTTTTAAAGATGTCTTCAGTAAAGCTACCCAGCCGTCCAAAGGGAAGTACATCGAGGTGGATGATAACAGGAGCCATGTAGAGACCGATGACCTGATCCTGAAGCCTGGCATAGTTCATGTGATTGATATCGACAGGGGTGAGGACAAGAAGGGAAGAGATCCATCCAGCGAGGTCTTGTCTTCTGTATGA
- the AQP4 gene encoding aquaporin-4 isoform X2, whose translation MSDGAAAPRRGKCGRLCKCESIMVAFKGVWTQPFWKAVSAEFLAMLIFVLLSLGSTINWGGAEKPLPVDMVLISLCFGLSIATMVQCFGHISGGHINPAVTVAMVCTRKISLAKSVFYILAQCLGAIVGAGILYLVTPPSVVGGLGVTAVHGELSAGHGLLVELIITFQLVFTIFASCDSKRSDVTGSVALAIGFSVAIGHLFAINYTGASMNPARSFGPAVIMGRWENQWVYWVGPIIGAVLAGALYEYVYCPDVELKRRFKDVFSKATQPSKGKYIEVDDNRSHVETDDLILKPGIVHVIDIDRGEDKKGRDPSSEVLSSV comes from the exons ATGAGCGACGGAGCGGCCGCTCCGCGCCGCGG taagTGTGGACGTCTGTGTAAGTGTGAGAGCATCATGGTGGCATTTAAAGGAGTCTGGACTCAGCCCTTCTGGAAAGCTGTTTCAGCAGAATTTTTGGCCATGCTCATTTTTGTCCTCCTTAGCCTCGGCTCCACGATCAACTGGGGTGGAGCAGAGAAGCCCCTGCCTGTTGACATGGTCCTTATCTCCCTCTGCTTTGGACTCAGCATTGCAACTATGGTGCAGTGCTTTGGACACATCAGCGGAGGCCACATTAACCCTGCTGTGACTGTGGCAATGGTCTGCACGAGAAAGATCAGCCTCGCCAAGTCTGTCTTCTACATTCTTGCCCAGTGCCTCGGAGCCATCGTGGGCGCAGGCATCCTTTACCTCGTCACACCACCAAGCGTGGTAGGAGGCCTGGGAGTCACTGCG gTACATGGAGAACTTTCTGCTGGCCATGGACTCCTGGTGGAGTTGATAATTACATTCCAGCTGGTTTTTACTATTTTTGCCAGCTGTGATTCAAAACGAAGCGATGTCACTGGTTCAGTAGCATTAGCAATTGGATTTTCTGTTGCAATCGGACATTTATTTGCA ATCAATTACACTGGTGCCAGTATGAACCCTGCTCGATCATTTGGTCCTGCTGTCATCATGGGGAGATGGGAAAACCAATGG GTTTATTGGGTGGGACCAATAATAGGAGCAGTCCTTGCTGGTGCTCTTTATGAGTATGTCTATTGCCCAGACGTTGAACTCAAGCGCCGTTTTAAAGATGTCTTCAGTAAAGCTACCCAGCCGTCCAAAGGGAAGTACATCGAGGTGGATGATAACAGGAGCCATGTAGAGACCGATGACCTGATCCTGAAGCCTGGCATAGTTCATGTGATTGATATCGACAGGGGTGAGGACAAGAAGGGAAGAGATCCATCCAGCGAGGTCTTGTCTTCTGTATGA
- the AQP4 gene encoding aquaporin-4 isoform X3 translates to MVAFKGVWTQPFWKAVSAEFLAMLIFVLLSLGSTINWGGAEKPLPVDMVLISLCFGLSIATMVQCFGHISGGHINPAVTVAMVCTRKISLAKSVFYILAQCLGAIVGAGILYLVTPPSVVGGLGVTAVHGELSAGHGLLVELIITFQLVFTIFASCDSKRSDVTGSVALAIGFSVAIGHLFAVYWVGPIIGAVLAGALYEYVYCPDVELKRRFKDVFSKATQPSKGKYIEVDDNRSHVETDDLILKPGIVHVIDIDRGEDKKGRDPSSEVLSSV, encoded by the exons ATGGTGGCATTTAAAGGAGTCTGGACTCAGCCCTTCTGGAAAGCTGTTTCAGCAGAATTTTTGGCCATGCTCATTTTTGTCCTCCTTAGCCTCGGCTCCACGATCAACTGGGGTGGAGCAGAGAAGCCCCTGCCTGTTGACATGGTCCTTATCTCCCTCTGCTTTGGACTCAGCATTGCAACTATGGTGCAGTGCTTTGGACACATCAGCGGAGGCCACATTAACCCTGCTGTGACTGTGGCAATGGTCTGCACGAGAAAGATCAGCCTCGCCAAGTCTGTCTTCTACATTCTTGCCCAGTGCCTCGGAGCCATCGTGGGCGCAGGCATCCTTTACCTCGTCACACCACCAAGCGTGGTAGGAGGCCTGGGAGTCACTGCG gTACATGGAGAACTTTCTGCTGGCCATGGACTCCTGGTGGAGTTGATAATTACATTCCAGCTGGTTTTTACTATTTTTGCCAGCTGTGATTCAAAACGAAGCGATGTCACTGGTTCAGTAGCATTAGCAATTGGATTTTCTGTTGCAATCGGACATTTATTTGCA GTTTATTGGGTGGGACCAATAATAGGAGCAGTCCTTGCTGGTGCTCTTTATGAGTATGTCTATTGCCCAGACGTTGAACTCAAGCGCCGTTTTAAAGATGTCTTCAGTAAAGCTACCCAGCCGTCCAAAGGGAAGTACATCGAGGTGGATGATAACAGGAGCCATGTAGAGACCGATGACCTGATCCTGAAGCCTGGCATAGTTCATGTGATTGATATCGACAGGGGTGAGGACAAGAAGGGAAGAGATCCATCCAGCGAGGTCTTGTCTTCTGTATGA